One stretch of Anolis carolinensis isolate JA03-04 chromosome 3, rAnoCar3.1.pri, whole genome shotgun sequence DNA includes these proteins:
- the gja8 gene encoding gap junction alpha-8 protein: MGDWSFLGNILEEVNEHSTVLGRVWLTVLFIFRILILGTAAEFVWGDEQSDFVCNTQQPGCENVCYDEAFPISHIRLWVLQIIFVSTPSLIYLGHTAHHVRMEEKKRAREEAERALQQQDEREDEKSSLDPEQKSPVSTKGTKRFRLEGTLLRTYICHIFFKTLFEVGFIVGQYFLYGFRILPLYRCGRWPCPNLVDCFVSRPTEKTIFIMFMLVVASVSLFLNIVEISHLGLKKILNAFRKTRQQRSVETPEKPLHSIAVSSIQKVKGYKLLEEEKPAFHYFPLTEVGAETTPVPPSLNEFEEKMSMEHLEDIPSAFEEQLPSYVQRDEQEEEKVEQPEQEVAEEVQDEQGAEGFKEKAGVKVGEEKHMEDEQEPLGGNVALPSTADTRPLSRLSKSSSRARSDDLTV; the protein is encoded by the coding sequence ATGGGTGACTGGAGTTTCTTGGGAAACATTTTGGAAGAGGTGAATGAACATTCCACTGTCCTTGGGAGAGTTTGGCTTACGGTGCTCTTCATTTTCCGCATCCTGATCTTAGGCACTGCTGCAGAGTTTGTATGGGGAGATGAACAGTCAGACTTTGTGTGCAACACCCAGCAGCCAGGTTGTGAGAATGTCTGCTATGATGAGGCCTTCCCCATCTCCCATATCCGGCTATGGGTCCTGCAGATCATCTTTGTCTCCACTCCCTCCCTAATTTACTTGGGTCACACTGCACACCATGTAAGGatggaagagaaaaagagagcgCGGGAAGAAGCAGAGAGAGCTCTGCAGCAGCAAGATGAAAGAGAAGATGAAAAATCATCCCTTGATCCAGAGCAGAAGAGTCCAGTATCTACCAAGGGAACCAAGAGGTTCCGCCTGGAGGGAACACTTTTGAGAACCTATATCTGCCACATCTTTTTCAAAACCCTGTTTGAAGTAGGGTTCATAGTGGGTCAGTACTTCCTTTATGGTTTcagaattcttcctctgtaccgCTGTGGTAGGTGGCCTTGCCCCAACCTTGTAGACTGTTTTGTGTCCAGACCTACAGAAAAGACAATTTTCATCATGTTTATGTTGGTTGTGGCATCAGTTTCCCTCTTCCTCAACATTGTGGAGATCAGCCACTTGGGTCTTAAGAAGATTCTGAATGCCTTCAGGAAAACACGTCAACAACGGTCTGTAGAAACCCCAGAGAAGCCCCTTCACTCTATTGCTGTTTCATCCATTCAAAAAGTCAAAGGTTACAAGCTGCTGGAGGAGGAGAAGCCAGCATTCCACTACTTCCCTTTGACAGAAGTGGGAGCAGAAACCACACCTGTTCCTCCTTCACTGAATGAGTTTGAGGAGAAGATGAGCATGGAACACCTGGAGGACATTCCCAGTGCCTTTGAGGAGCAGTTGCCATCCTATGTCCAACGGGATGAacaggaagaggagaaagtgGAACAACCAGAACAAGAGGTGGCTGAAGAAGTCCAAGATGAGCAAGGAGCGGAGGGATTTAAAGAGAAAGCAGGAGTAAAAGTAGGAGAAGAGAAGCACATGGAGGATGAGCAAGAGCCTCTAGGAGGAAATGTGGCTCTACCATCTACAGCTGATACAAGACCTCTTAGCAGGTTAAGCAAAAGTAGCAGTCGGGCCAGGTCAGATGATCTGACTGTATGA